One genomic region from Acidimicrobiales bacterium encodes:
- a CDS encoding DUF3185 family protein — protein MKHILLGIVLIVVGIGLAGARVARSSVASRRGSAAVSTSTSEMTWILPIAGVVLVVLGVLVAVRAIG, from the coding sequence ATGAAGCACATCCTCCTGGGTATCGTCCTCATCGTCGTGGGCATCGGGCTCGCCGGTGCCCGGGTGGCCCGATCGAGCGTTGCGTCCCGACGCGGCTCGGCGGCCGTCTCGACGAGCACGTCCGAGATGACCTGGATTCTCCCGATCGCCGGGGTCGTCCTTGTCGTGCTGGGCGTCCTCGTCGCCGTGCGCGCCATC